From the Bacteroidia bacterium genome, one window contains:
- a CDS encoding IS3 family transposase: MNAYRNEFSIERMASVLNVSCSGYYAWRRRGEHARAERTAAFDMAVREEFLRRKSSYGVRRLVKALRKRGFACGRSRVAASMRRQGLKVKHRRRFITTTDSKHSYTVSPNMLERQFSVDAPDTVWVSDITYLRSTSGWLYLCVFIDLFSRKIVGWEVSTSLRHTMVVTAFKRAAWTRSIRAGLIVHSDRGVQYCCEGFRSALRPYGSIQSMSRKGDCWDNAVAESFFATLKKEMPEGLLFASVTDARRYLFEYIELEYNNQRLHSTLGYHTPQEHENLYWSKKRLGNDMEQAA; this comes from the coding sequence ATGAACGCATATCGGAACGAGTTTAGCATCGAAAGGATGGCCAGCGTGCTCAACGTATCGTGCTCAGGCTATTATGCATGGCGTCGTCGTGGCGAGCATGCACGCGCCGAGCGCACCGCAGCCTTCGATATGGCGGTCCGGGAGGAATTCCTGCGCAGGAAATCCAGCTACGGCGTACGTCGTCTCGTCAAAGCATTACGCAAGCGCGGTTTCGCGTGCGGGCGGAGCCGCGTGGCGGCCAGCATGCGTCGGCAGGGATTGAAGGTCAAGCATCGTCGCCGTTTCATTACCACGACAGATTCGAAGCATTCGTATACTGTCTCGCCAAATATGCTCGAACGCCAGTTTTCGGTCGATGCACCTGATACGGTGTGGGTGAGTGATATCACGTATTTGCGCAGCACCTCCGGATGGTTGTACTTGTGCGTGTTTATCGACCTGTTTTCCCGGAAGATCGTCGGCTGGGAGGTCAGCACATCGTTGCGCCATACAATGGTTGTGACCGCGTTCAAACGCGCGGCTTGGACGCGAAGCATACGTGCGGGGCTTATCGTGCATTCTGATCGCGGTGTGCAATACTGCTGCGAGGGATTCCGCAGTGCCCTGCGCCCTTACGGCAGCATTCAGAGCATGAGCAGGAAGGGTGATTGCTGGGATAACGCCGTCGCCGAGTCATTTTTTGCCACGTTGAAGAAGGAAATGCCGGAAGGACTTCTCTTCGCGTCGGTGACGGATGCCCGGCGATACCTCTTCGAGTACATTGAACTTGAATACAATAATCAGCGTCTGCACAGCACGCTGGGCTATCATACGCCGCAGGAACACGAGAATCTGTATTGGTCGAAGAAACGTCTCGGCAATGACATGGAGCAGGCGGCATGA
- a CDS encoding T9SS type A sorting domain-containing protein, which yields MKTLSLICICALLAMCTAFAQRGQITIPIGAQISIPTRAQLCADRYYANNPGYGTLSYGNDPARICGSVIPVDFLSLSASHHDGIVTLRWQTASEAHCAGFEVQRSTDQALWQHVGYVPGHGTTMQEHCYIHEDALPVSLMTIGTLFYRLRQVDFDGAWTYSPVVNVSVDTAPRTVALHAAYPNPATDRITVRYSLPDAGSARIAVYAMTGQQLLSFGDGEFMDRGEYILSVNISALSPGGYILKLRSGDLCLLRPFVVRR from the coding sequence ATGAAAACGCTCTCACTGATTTGTATATGCGCGTTGCTTGCGATGTGTACTGCCTTCGCCCAGCGAGGCCAAATAACCATCCCCATCGGTGCGCAAATCTCCATTCCTACACGGGCGCAGCTTTGCGCGGACCGCTACTATGCGAACAATCCCGGTTACGGCACATTGAGCTACGGGAACGATCCCGCGCGCATCTGCGGCTCCGTGATTCCTGTAGATTTTCTGAGTCTCTCGGCATCGCATCACGACGGCATTGTCACACTCCGATGGCAAACGGCGTCCGAAGCGCACTGCGCGGGCTTCGAGGTGCAGCGTTCGACCGACCAGGCGTTATGGCAGCACGTGGGCTACGTCCCGGGCCATGGCACGACCATGCAAGAGCACTGCTACATCCATGAGGATGCTCTCCCTGTCAGCCTCATGACCATTGGGACGTTGTTCTATCGTCTCAGGCAGGTGGACTTCGACGGCGCATGGACTTACTCGCCCGTAGTGAACGTCAGCGTTGACACAGCACCCCGGACGGTGGCACTCCATGCCGCCTATCCCAATCCCGCGACAGACCGCATCACCGTGCGATATTCGCTGCCGGATGCCGGGTCAGCACGCATCGCTGTGTATGCGATGACCGGGCAGCAATTGCTCTCCTTCGGAGATGGCGAATTTATGGACAGAGGCGAGTATATACTTTCCGTAAACATATCCGCCCTTTCGCCGGGCGGATATATACTCAAGCTTCGTTCCGGTGATTTATGTCTGCTACGGCCTTTCGTCGTGCGGCGGTGA
- a CDS encoding tetratricopeptide repeat protein yields the protein MLRNLTPAILALIAMLLQSCAVWNFVDVRWQNATGYFNTYYNASRLFDEAEEEIAENQFTKSIDPTKGSLSVAAAPRGTTFGEDESTARIKHDMAHIESGIPSSAIQKLDRVIEKCSRLIVNYPKSKWVDNGLLLIGKSYFYKQELTRAERKFQELLDRYPDSDLVTEAILWLGKTYVKLEQYELAHGMFERAIMRAVSESEPDLAAQAHFEMGKMYLALKQGDAAIANFERAAEFDADRYFRIQVQIALAREYERNGDKKKAAQAFQDIFKLDPNRDLAFIAELNYAKLQREMGELDEASNTIIDMLDNPMYLDYDAKIQLEIGHLYREYFRHYQSMDDDIAGDAFTAALEQYRYVDTTFKSTAEAADALYAKGELYELDLKDYDNAFDNYNNAKLAFPGAESAQLAGKKAGIFGDYRKLRRRMYDTDTTLFYARNPDSLRVRDSLQVITDSLDREKRIAEVGRDALMTPEEKMAERFRRRRPHGRNTGRINPWMMEKEKAQSPAMVGLMNTEQAVASAGPAYRRLNLSAIDKDSLQASLAVLQMEMGWMMFDRIANIDSARYYYTKALYNGLPDSLKPQALYTMAVIERRAGLEDEARGYEDRLINAYPRNKYALGIMRARGLDPPKDSTQIYRDAYAEAAQALERGEIERGIALMKKLIEQYPHAEEALRAKLAIAMVYEDKRGSEALAMYREMVEKHPNSPYSKRGKEILAAIDMAEKNIEVEKARKAEEESRRAAEEEERKRKEERLRNPLLDEELKVLRDSVRVSTEPQKDPPRDDDFPLRPGGDKKKPQQPEKNLPFRNDPGSGPVRDLPVPGDTVRKLSPEFIEPE from the coding sequence ATGTTGCGTAACCTCACCCCGGCCATACTCGCGCTGATTGCCATGTTGCTTCAGAGCTGCGCGGTATGGAATTTCGTGGACGTACGCTGGCAAAATGCCACCGGATATTTCAACACGTACTACAATGCCTCGCGTCTGTTCGATGAAGCCGAGGAAGAAATCGCCGAGAACCAGTTTACCAAGAGCATCGATCCGACCAAAGGCAGTCTCAGTGTCGCTGCCGCTCCGCGTGGAACAACGTTCGGGGAAGATGAAAGCACAGCGCGCATCAAACACGATATGGCGCACATCGAATCCGGCATCCCCTCCTCGGCCATTCAGAAGCTTGATCGCGTCATCGAAAAGTGCTCACGCCTGATCGTGAACTACCCCAAGAGCAAATGGGTGGATAACGGGCTGTTGCTTATCGGAAAGAGTTATTTCTACAAGCAGGAATTAACTCGCGCGGAAAGGAAGTTTCAGGAACTTCTGGACCGCTACCCGGACAGCGATCTGGTGACAGAAGCAATTCTCTGGCTCGGGAAAACCTATGTGAAACTCGAGCAGTACGAACTCGCACACGGTATGTTTGAACGCGCGATCATGCGCGCCGTCAGCGAATCGGAACCAGATTTGGCTGCCCAGGCACATTTTGAGATGGGGAAAATGTATCTCGCGCTCAAGCAGGGAGACGCAGCCATCGCCAACTTCGAACGCGCGGCGGAGTTCGATGCGGACAGGTATTTCCGCATCCAGGTACAGATTGCCCTTGCCCGCGAGTACGAACGCAACGGCGACAAGAAAAAGGCCGCGCAGGCGTTCCAGGATATTTTCAAACTCGATCCCAATCGTGATCTCGCCTTCATCGCCGAGCTGAACTACGCAAAACTGCAGCGTGAGATGGGGGAACTCGACGAAGCCAGCAATACCATTATCGACATGCTCGATAATCCGATGTATCTCGACTACGATGCGAAAATACAGCTCGAGATCGGGCATCTGTACAGGGAGTACTTCCGGCACTATCAATCCATGGACGACGACATCGCCGGGGATGCATTCACCGCGGCGCTGGAACAATACCGCTACGTTGATACGACCTTCAAGAGTACGGCCGAAGCGGCTGACGCGCTCTATGCGAAGGGGGAACTGTACGAGCTGGATCTCAAGGACTACGACAACGCCTTCGATAACTACAACAATGCGAAACTCGCCTTTCCGGGAGCCGAATCGGCGCAGCTCGCGGGGAAAAAGGCGGGTATATTCGGGGACTACCGGAAACTCCGTCGCCGTATGTATGATACGGACACCACACTCTTTTATGCGCGAAATCCCGATTCGCTTCGTGTCCGCGATTCGCTTCAGGTCATCACCGACTCCCTCGACCGGGAAAAGCGTATCGCCGAAGTCGGTCGTGATGCCCTGATGACACCCGAAGAGAAAATGGCGGAACGCTTCCGGCGTCGTAGGCCGCATGGCCGCAACACCGGCCGCATCAATCCCTGGATGATGGAAAAGGAAAAGGCCCAATCTCCGGCGATGGTGGGACTGATGAATACCGAGCAGGCGGTCGCCTCAGCCGGTCCGGCATACCGGCGTCTGAATCTCTCCGCGATCGATAAGGATTCCCTCCAGGCCTCGCTTGCCGTCCTGCAAATGGAGATGGGCTGGATGATGTTCGACAGAATTGCGAATATTGATTCGGCCCGATACTACTACACCAAAGCCCTGTACAATGGTCTGCCGGATTCGCTGAAACCGCAAGCGTTGTACACCATGGCTGTCATCGAGCGACGTGCAGGACTGGAGGATGAAGCCCGCGGATACGAAGACCGTCTCATCAATGCGTATCCGAGAAACAAGTACGCCCTCGGTATCATGCGTGCCCGCGGTCTGGATCCCCCGAAGGACAGTACGCAGATCTATCGTGACGCGTACGCCGAAGCAGCACAGGCGCTGGAACGTGGGGAGATCGAACGCGGGATCGCGCTCATGAAAAAACTCATCGAGCAATACCCGCATGCGGAAGAAGCACTGCGGGCGAAGCTCGCCATCGCCATGGTGTATGAGGACAAGCGCGGAAGCGAGGCCTTGGCCATGTACCGGGAAATGGTTGAAAAGCATCCGAACTCTCCGTACTCGAAACGCGGAAAGGAAATACTCGCAGCGATTGATATGGCGGAGAAAAACATCGAAGTCGAAAAAGCAAGGAAGGCGGAAGAGGAGAGCCGACGCGCCGCCGAAGAAGAAGAGCGGAAGCGAAAAGAAGAACGCCTCCGCAACCCGTTGCTCGACGAGGAACTGAAAGTACTCCGCGACTCCGTGCGCGTGAGTACCGAGCCCCAAAAAGATCCTCCCCGCGACGACGATTTTCCGCTCCGTCCGGGTGGGGACAAGAAAAAACCGCAACAGCCCGAGAAAAACCTTCCGTTCAGGAATGACCCGGGTTCCGGCCCCGTCAGGGATCTTCCTGTTCCGGGAGATACAGTACGAAAGCTTTCACCAGAATTTATCGAACCCGAGTAG
- a CDS encoding transposase, with product MVKRTHKKYDAAFKRSVIELADSTDRPDSALEEEFDLYDGAIRTWRRQLLTQKSEAFPGNGNLPASDSELHRLRRENEILRQEREILKKAVAIFSLPTKPGSGL from the coding sequence ATGGTAAAACGAACCCACAAGAAATATGATGCTGCATTCAAACGATCCGTGATCGAGTTGGCTGACAGCACCGATCGACCCGACTCCGCGCTTGAGGAGGAGTTCGACCTCTATGATGGTGCGATACGCACTTGGCGCCGTCAGCTTCTGACACAGAAGTCAGAGGCCTTTCCCGGCAACGGAAATCTTCCCGCCAGTGATTCTGAACTGCATCGTCTTCGTCGAGAGAACGAGATTCTCCGTCAGGAGCGCGAAATATTAAAAAAAGCAGTGGCCATCTTCTCGCTACCCACGAAGCCCGGTTCCGGTTTATGA
- a CDS encoding dihydroorotate dehydrogenase electron transfer subunit, producing MSVINTDFPVLSNDCVADETYALCFRAPELASRILPGQFMNIRVDDAMDPLLRRPYSISGVHEDVCEILYTVVGKGTGILARKRPGDLVGVFGPLGNTFGYEKDFGTAVIVAGGIGVAPFPYLTRELLKREIPVLTFLGARSASRAVTRGLANVHLATDDGSGGFHGTVIARMEEHFSAHVVENPRIFACGPNPMLKATQDFAAAHGIPCELSLESEMACGIGICQGCPIERTEGERKYALVCTDGPCFDSRDIIFHEHHHA from the coding sequence ATGTCCGTCATCAACACCGATTTCCCCGTCCTGTCCAACGACTGTGTGGCGGACGAGACCTATGCCCTGTGCTTCAGAGCTCCCGAACTCGCCTCGCGCATACTCCCCGGCCAGTTCATGAATATCCGCGTCGATGACGCGATGGATCCCCTGCTCCGGCGACCGTACAGTATATCCGGCGTTCACGAGGACGTCTGTGAAATTCTGTACACTGTCGTCGGGAAAGGTACGGGCATCCTCGCAAGGAAACGACCGGGAGACCTCGTCGGCGTGTTTGGTCCGCTCGGTAATACCTTCGGGTATGAAAAGGACTTCGGCACGGCTGTGATCGTTGCCGGCGGGATCGGTGTCGCACCCTTTCCGTATCTGACGCGGGAACTGCTGAAACGCGAAATCCCCGTGCTGACCTTCCTGGGTGCGCGCAGTGCGTCCCGCGCCGTCACGCGCGGCCTCGCAAATGTCCACCTCGCGACGGACGACGGCAGCGGTGGCTTTCATGGCACGGTCATCGCCCGGATGGAAGAGCATTTTTCCGCGCACGTGGTGGAGAATCCGCGCATCTTTGCGTGTGGTCCCAACCCCATGCTCAAAGCCACGCAGGACTTTGCTGCCGCACACGGTATACCATGCGAATTGTCTCTCGAGTCGGAAATGGCCTGTGGCATCGGTATCTGTCAGGGCTGCCCCATCGAACGTACTGAAGGAGAGAGGAAGTACGCACTGGTTTGCACCGACGGACCATGCTTCGATTCCCGCGACATCATTTTTCACGAGCATCACCACGCATGA
- a CDS encoding dihydroorotate dehydrogenase — MNTSFTLATLHLKNRVLVASGTFGYGNEAAPYTDVSAIGGIVTKSVSLLPRQGNAPTRIAETPAGMLNSIGLANVGLDAFIADKLPFLRGIGTSIIVNIAASSVEEYCEVLERLEDEEGIEGYEINVSCPNVKEGGLNFGTRCDMTEMITREMRKRTRRALIIKLTPNVTHIGDFAKACEAEGADSVSLINTLVGMAVDIKTRRPRLSTITGGLSGPAIKPVALAKVFEVSKAVSIPIIGIGGIMTWEDAIEFLLVGASAIQVGTASFRDPDAAVKIVHGMERWCAEQGIEDMQEIVGGLRVDSGVAAPGFVKNR; from the coding sequence ATGAACACCTCGTTTACCCTCGCTACGCTGCATCTGAAGAATCGCGTTCTCGTCGCGTCCGGCACCTTCGGCTATGGCAATGAAGCCGCACCCTACACTGACGTCAGCGCAATCGGCGGCATAGTCACGAAGTCGGTAAGCTTGCTGCCGCGGCAGGGAAATGCTCCGACCCGCATCGCCGAAACACCGGCGGGAATGCTTAATTCCATCGGACTCGCTAATGTGGGTCTCGATGCGTTCATCGCGGACAAACTCCCTTTCCTTCGCGGCATCGGTACTTCCATCATCGTGAATATAGCCGCCAGTTCGGTGGAGGAATATTGCGAGGTACTCGAACGCCTCGAAGATGAAGAGGGAATAGAAGGCTATGAGATCAACGTCTCTTGTCCCAACGTCAAGGAAGGCGGTCTCAACTTCGGGACGCGTTGCGACATGACGGAGATGATTACACGCGAGATGCGCAAACGTACGCGCAGAGCACTGATCATCAAGCTCACACCGAATGTGACGCACATCGGCGATTTCGCGAAGGCTTGTGAGGCGGAGGGAGCGGATTCCGTCTCCCTGATCAACACGCTGGTCGGTATGGCGGTGGATATTAAAACACGCCGTCCCAGGCTGTCCACCATCACGGGTGGACTGTCCGGTCCGGCCATCAAGCCCGTCGCATTAGCCAAAGTCTTCGAGGTGTCAAAAGCCGTCAGCATTCCCATCATCGGTATTGGCGGCATCATGACCTGGGAAGACGCCATAGAGTTTCTTCTCGTCGGCGCAAGCGCGATACAGGTAGGCACCGCCAGCTTCCGGGATCCGGACGCGGCCGTGAAAATCGTGCATGGCATGGAGCGCTGGTGCGCCGAGCAGGGGATTGAGGATATGCAGGAAATCGTCGGCGGCCTGCGCGTGGATTCCGGTGTAGCCGCCCCGGGATTTGTGAAAAACAGGTAA